The proteins below are encoded in one region of Sedimentibacter sp. zth1:
- a CDS encoding ATP-dependent RecD-like DNA helicase → MEELKGIIFDTIYRNEENGYTVALLETDTNVVTITGNFPSDLTSETVLIYGKTIKHQKYGEQFQVEAYSILLPTELNQIENYLASGLIKGIGESIAKKIVEKFGEDTFKIIQKYPERLTEVEGIGDIKSKAISDSFIDQLDIKEIMMYLQNHNISPTYAVKIYKYYGNDTIKIINENPYRLSEDIFGIGFKLADKIASSMGVEKQSVFRIHSGIKYLLIESAAKGHSYVPKKILVNLAINLLGTTSNLIELQIREMALQDKIRIENFNSNECIYYIPYHNAEVNVCNKLVALSTYEFEVCDKDISLIVNDVQSKNNFELSPTQNIAVKEAIKNGVTVITGGPGTGKTTIIETIINVFENLNNKVLLCAPTGRAAKRMSESTQRESKTIHRMLEYAYGENDNNLSFNKNEESPLNANVIIVDEVSMIDIILMNNLLKAITTGSRLILVGDIDQLPSVGAGNVLKDIIASKAITTIKLDKIFRQAEGSSIIENAHRINNGEMPICNEKDSDFFFMRKTNNKEIANLIVDLYTERLPVKYKIDPIKDIQVLSPMKKGDVGVIEINNLLQEVINPPSKLKCQKSMGKIIFRVGDKVMQVKNNYQIPWTIKVDDSADIEGEGIYNGDIGYIIFIDENNQELIVEYDDNKEALYTFSQLDELILAYAATVHKSQGSEFPIVIIPMTWAPEVLLSRNLLYTAITRAKNLVVLVGQEKYVEKMVNNDKIDYRYSALDIRLRNIKEFYNW, encoded by the coding sequence ATGGAAGAACTTAAAGGAATAATATTTGATACTATATATAGAAATGAAGAAAATGGATATACAGTAGCGTTATTAGAAACTGATACAAATGTTGTTACTATAACTGGTAACTTTCCTTCTGATTTAACTAGTGAAACTGTTTTGATTTATGGTAAAACAATTAAGCATCAAAAATACGGAGAACAATTTCAAGTTGAAGCTTATAGCATTTTATTACCGACAGAGTTAAATCAAATTGAAAATTATTTAGCTTCAGGACTGATTAAAGGAATAGGAGAATCTATCGCTAAAAAAATAGTTGAAAAATTCGGAGAGGATACATTTAAAATAATACAAAAATACCCTGAAAGACTTACTGAAGTTGAAGGGATTGGAGATATCAAATCCAAAGCTATTAGTGATAGTTTTATCGATCAATTAGACATAAAAGAAATTATGATGTATCTTCAAAACCATAATATCAGTCCTACATATGCTGTTAAAATTTATAAATATTATGGCAATGATACCATAAAAATTATAAACGAAAATCCTTATCGACTTTCTGAGGATATTTTTGGTATTGGATTTAAGCTAGCAGATAAAATTGCCTCATCTATGGGTGTTGAAAAACAATCTGTTTTCAGAATTCATTCTGGTATTAAATATTTGTTAATCGAAAGTGCTGCAAAGGGACACTCATATGTGCCAAAAAAGATTTTAGTGAATTTAGCTATTAATCTACTTGGAACTACTAGTAACTTAATAGAATTACAAATTAGAGAAATGGCATTGCAAGATAAAATAAGAATTGAAAATTTTAATTCAAATGAATGTATATATTATATTCCTTATCATAATGCTGAAGTCAATGTTTGTAACAAATTGGTGGCATTATCAACGTATGAATTTGAAGTGTGTGATAAAGATATATCACTTATAGTAAATGATGTTCAAAGTAAAAATAATTTCGAGCTTAGTCCAACGCAAAATATAGCAGTCAAAGAAGCAATAAAAAATGGTGTAACAGTTATAACAGGTGGACCTGGTACGGGTAAAACAACAATAATAGAAACTATAATTAATGTTTTTGAAAACTTAAATAACAAGGTTTTACTATGTGCACCAACTGGACGTGCTGCTAAAAGAATGAGCGAGTCAACACAAAGAGAATCTAAAACAATACATAGAATGTTAGAGTATGCGTATGGAGAAAACGACAATAATTTATCCTTTAATAAAAATGAAGAATCTCCACTTAATGCTAATGTTATAATTGTAGATGAAGTTTCTATGATTGATATAATTTTAATGAACAATTTATTAAAAGCAATAACAACAGGTTCAAGACTAATTTTGGTTGGAGATATAGACCAATTGCCAAGTGTTGGTGCTGGTAATGTTTTAAAAGATATAATAGCTAGCAAAGCAATAACAACAATTAAGCTTGATAAAATCTTCAGACAAGCTGAGGGTAGTAGCATAATAGAAAATGCTCACAGGATTAATAATGGCGAAATGCCCATATGTAATGAAAAGGATTCAGATTTTTTCTTTATGAGAAAAACAAACAACAAAGAAATTGCTAACTTGATTGTTGATTTATATACCGAAAGGCTACCCGTAAAGTACAAAATTGATCCTATAAAAGATATTCAAGTTTTGTCCCCTATGAAAAAAGGTGATGTTGGAGTTATAGAAATAAATAATTTGTTACAGGAAGTTATAAATCCACCCTCCAAACTAAAATGTCAAAAATCTATGGGCAAGATTATCTTTAGAGTTGGTGACAAAGTAATGCAAGTTAAAAACAACTACCAGATACCATGGACTATTAAAGTTGATGATAGTGCTGATATTGAGGGTGAAGGAATATATAACGGTGACATTGGTTATATCATATTTATTGATGAAAATAATCAGGAATTGATTGTTGAATATGACGACAATAAAGAAGCTTTATATACATTTTCTCAACTTGACGAGCTAATACTTGCTTATGCAGCAACTGTTCACAAAAGTCAAGGTAGTGAATTTCCAATAGTTATTATTCCAATGACATGGGCACCAGAAGTATTATTGTCTAGAAACCTACTATATACAGCAATAACAAGAGCTAAAAACTTAGTTGTTTTAGTCGGTCAAGAAAAATATGTTGAAAAAATGGTAAATAATGATAAAATAGATTATAGATACTCTGCACTTGATATTAGACTAAGAAATATAAAGGAATTTTATAATTGGTAG
- a CDS encoding ComF family protein encodes MISFIESFLELIYPEKNICQICNIYDESINDNYICKDCYAELQKILSPFCIKCNKGIDYNSEYGLCKECIRKSRYFDAIRSPYYYKGNVKKLIHDYKYCNKPYYYKLFGKLLVDYMIDIDYTNFDFIISVPLHKIKQRKRGYNQSELIAKYISKKFSIPYLDILKRVNNTTKQSNLSASSRQINLKNAFAIKSNRFLNTIKGKKILIVDDIFTTGTTINECSKILLTNGTSNVFGLTISR; translated from the coding sequence ATGATAAGTTTTATTGAATCTTTTTTAGAGTTAATTTACCCAGAAAAGAACATATGTCAAATATGTAATATATATGATGAAAGTATCAATGATAATTACATTTGTAAGGATTGCTATGCTGAACTGCAAAAAATACTTTCACCTTTTTGTATTAAATGTAACAAAGGCATAGATTATAATTCTGAATATGGCTTATGTAAAGAATGTATTAGAAAATCAAGATATTTTGATGCTATTAGAAGTCCCTATTATTATAAAGGAAATGTAAAAAAGTTAATACATGATTATAAATACTGTAACAAACCATATTATTACAAACTTTTCGGAAAGCTATTAGTTGATTATATGATTGATATAGACTACACAAACTTTGATTTCATAATATCTGTTCCATTGCATAAAATTAAACAAAGAAAAAGAGGATACAATCAATCAGAATTAATCGCAAAATATATTTCCAAAAAATTTTCTATTCCTTACTTAGATATACTTAAAAGGGTAAATAATACTACAAAGCAAAGCAACTTATCTGCTAGCAGTAGACAGATAAATCTTAAAAATGCTTTTGCAATAAAAAGTAATCGTTTTTTAAATACTATAAAGGGTAAAAAAATACTCATTGTTGATGATATTTTTACCACTGGTACTACTATAAACGAATGCAGTAAAATATTATTGACAAATGGAACTTCCAATGTTTTTGGATTAACAATTTCCAGATAA
- the hpf gene encoding ribosome hibernation-promoting factor, HPF/YfiA family: protein MNITVYGKNIQLTDALKEVTTKKIGKLDKFFYKNIQAKVVLSVERKKQKVEVTIPFNGRILRVEEVSDDMYSSVDDAVEALEKQIRKHKTKLEDKMHSNESIKFENIEPLIDDELEEDFKIVKTKRFAIKPMNVEEAILQMDLLKHDFFVFINGDTDEVNVVYKRKDDNYGLIEPEF, encoded by the coding sequence ATGAATATTACAGTTTATGGAAAAAACATTCAACTAACTGATGCATTAAAAGAAGTTACAACTAAAAAAATAGGCAAATTGGATAAATTTTTTTACAAAAATATTCAAGCAAAGGTTGTACTTAGCGTAGAAAGAAAAAAGCAAAAGGTAGAAGTTACAATACCATTCAATGGCAGAATACTACGTGTTGAAGAGGTTTCTGATGATATGTATTCATCAGTAGATGATGCAGTTGAAGCATTAGAAAAACAAATTAGGAAACATAAAACTAAGCTTGAAGACAAAATGCATTCAAACGAATCAATAAAATTTGAGAACATTGAACCACTTATAGATGATGAATTAGAAGAAGATTTTAAAATAGTTAAAACAAAAAGATTTGCAATAAAACCAATGAACGTAGAAGAAGCAATTCTGCAAATGGATTTACTAAAACATGATTTCTTTGTTTTTATAAATGGCGACACAGATGAAGTAAATGTTGTTTACAAAAGGAAAGATGACAATTACGGCTTGATAGAGCCGGAATTTTAA
- the pepT gene encoding peptidase T — MTHVSERFLKYVSFDTESNPESNTIPTSAKQKELAKYLVDEMKTIGIKDAYMDEFGYVYGTIEKNTSKQVPTIGFISHMDTSPDLSGKNIKYRIVKNYDGKNIVLNQEKNIIMKTSEFESLEKYVGQDLIVTDGTTLLGADDKAGIAEILTMAETFYNNPSIEHGEIKIGFTPDEEVGSGADHFNVKNFGADFAYTIDGGELGEVEYENFNAASANIIIKGTNIHPGSAKRKMVNSMLISIEFNNMLPVFENPAFTEGYEGFNHLCDINGTVEETKMQYIIRDHNMDSFTAKKERFSKITNYLNEKYGDGTVEAVIKDSYFNMKEKILPHMHIIETAKKAMEALDIVPIDVPIRGGTDGARLSFMGLPCPNLCTGGQNFHGRYEYVSIQSMEKIVDILLKINELYLG, encoded by the coding sequence ATGACACATGTTTCTGAAAGATTTTTAAAATATGTATCATTTGATACTGAATCAAATCCTGAATCAAATACTATTCCAACAAGTGCTAAACAAAAAGAATTGGCTAAATATTTAGTTGATGAAATGAAAACTATAGGTATAAAAGATGCTTATATGGATGAGTTTGGCTACGTGTACGGAACTATAGAAAAAAATACAAGTAAACAAGTCCCTACCATTGGTTTTATATCTCATATGGATACATCCCCAGATTTATCTGGTAAGAATATTAAATATAGAATTGTTAAAAATTATGATGGAAAAAATATAGTGTTAAACCAAGAAAAAAACATTATAATGAAAACAAGTGAATTTGAAAGTCTTGAAAAATACGTTGGCCAAGATTTAATTGTTACAGATGGAACAACTTTACTCGGAGCAGATGATAAGGCTGGTATAGCTGAAATTCTTACTATGGCTGAAACATTTTATAATAATCCATCTATAGAACATGGAGAAATAAAAATTGGATTTACGCCTGATGAGGAAGTTGGAAGTGGTGCAGACCATTTCAATGTTAAGAATTTTGGCGCTGACTTTGCATACACTATTGATGGTGGAGAGTTAGGTGAAGTAGAATATGAAAACTTTAATGCTGCAAGTGCTAATATTATAATCAAAGGAACAAATATTCACCCAGGTAGCGCAAAGAGAAAAATGGTTAACTCAATGCTTATTTCAATTGAATTTAACAATATGCTTCCTGTTTTTGAAAACCCAGCATTTACTGAAGGTTATGAAGGATTTAATCATCTATGTGACATAAATGGTACTGTTGAAGAAACTAAAATGCAATATATTATACGTGACCATAACATGGATAGTTTCACAGCAAAAAAAGAAAGATTTTCAAAAATTACAAACTATTTAAACGAAAAATATGGAGATGGTACCGTTGAAGCTGTAATTAAGGATTCTTATTTCAACATGAAAGAAAAAATTCTTCCTCATATGCATATCATTGAAACAGCTAAAAAAGCTATGGAAGCATTGGACATAGTTCCAATTGATGTTCCAATAAGAGGTGGTACTGATGGAGCTAGATTATCTTTTATGGGTCTTCCTTGTCCAAACCTGTGTACCGGTGGACAGAACTTTCATGGTAGATATGAATATGTTTCTATCCAATCAATGGAAAAAATAGTTGATATACTATTGAAAATTAATGAATTATATTTAGGATAA
- a CDS encoding DUF5317 family protein gives MIIEAIIIGILIGFIRKGKFSRLEYLKIHLSPLIIVALFSYIAIIVMNLGLLNFNSRLYTIFLVTTYALIIIVLVFNLDKKFMFIPLIGVMLNFVCMCVNSFKIPIKSTIIQSVYGSEMSNLLLNGKVKFFIQAEGASLKGLGKIFYLGNYYFYDVMLSIGDIFIAFGIMFVVQSLMTDKFLKTRDSITLSKSLYKSKRRH, from the coding sequence ATGATTATTGAAGCTATTATTATAGGTATACTTATAGGTTTTATTCGAAAAGGAAAGTTTTCTAGATTAGAATACTTAAAAATCCACCTATCACCATTGATTATTGTTGCTTTATTTTCATATATTGCAATTATAGTTATGAATTTAGGATTGTTAAATTTTAATTCGCGTTTGTATACTATTTTTTTAGTAACAACTTATGCTCTTATAATAATAGTATTGGTATTCAATTTGGACAAAAAGTTTATGTTTATACCACTCATAGGAGTTATGTTGAATTTTGTATGCATGTGTGTAAACAGCTTTAAAATTCCTATAAAAAGCACTATAATTCAAAGTGTCTATGGTAGTGAAATGAGTAATTTGTTACTAAATGGCAAAGTTAAATTTTTTATACAAGCAGAAGGTGCGTCACTAAAAGGTTTAGGAAAAATATTTTATTTAGGCAATTATTATTTTTATGATGTTATGCTTAGCATTGGAGATATATTTATTGCTTTTGGTATTATGTTTGTTGTTCAATCTCTTATGACTGATAAGTTTTTAAAGACTAGAGATTCAATAACGTTGTCTAAGTCACTATATAAATCTAAAAGAAGACATTAA
- a CDS encoding SPFH domain-containing protein: MEPILPLLPLIIVAVLVILVISNIKVVPQAHAYVVERLGAYQSTWSVGLRFKLPLIDKVAKRVSLKEQVIDFPPQPVITKDNVTMQIDTVVYFQISDPKSFAYGVDHPMSAIENLTATSLRNIIGDLELDETLTSREIINTKMRSVLDEATDPWGIKINRVELKNIMPPSEIQDAMEKQMKAERERREQILRAEGEKKSAVLVSEGKKQSVILEAEAEKTSAILRAEAKKEAAIREAEGEAEAIIKVRQAEAEGIRLLNVSEPTKEVLTLKSFETMLKVADGKATKIIIPSNLQNMAGLATTFAETIKDSNIEK, translated from the coding sequence ATGGAACCAATATTACCATTATTACCATTAATAATTGTAGCGGTTTTAGTTATTTTAGTTATTAGCAATATAAAGGTAGTTCCACAAGCACACGCATATGTTGTTGAAAGATTAGGCGCATATCAAAGTACTTGGAGTGTTGGATTACGTTTCAAGTTGCCATTAATTGATAAAGTTGCTAAAAGAGTATCTTTGAAGGAGCAGGTAATAGATTTTCCACCACAACCAGTTATAACAAAGGATAATGTTACAATGCAAATTGATACAGTTGTTTATTTCCAAATTTCTGATCCAAAATCATTTGCATATGGGGTTGACCACCCAATGTCAGCAATAGAAAATTTGACTGCAACAAGTCTTAGAAATATTATTGGTGACTTGGAATTAGATGAAACCCTTACATCAAGAGAAATAATTAATACAAAAATGAGAAGTGTTCTTGATGAAGCAACTGATCCATGGGGTATTAAAATCAACAGGGTTGAACTTAAAAATATTATGCCTCCATCAGAAATACAAGATGCAATGGAAAAACAAATGAAGGCTGAAAGAGAAAGAAGAGAACAAATTCTTAGAGCTGAGGGTGAAAAGAAATCTGCTGTATTGGTATCAGAAGGTAAAAAACAATCTGTTATATTAGAAGCAGAAGCAGAAAAAACGTCAGCAATACTTAGAGCAGAAGCTAAAAAAGAAGCTGCTATTAGAGAAGCAGAAGGCGAGGCAGAAGCAATAATTAAGGTTCGTCAAGCTGAAGCAGAAGGTATAAGATTATTGAATGTATCAGAACCGACTAAAGAAGTATTAACTTTAAAGAGTTTTGAAACAATGTTAAAAGTAGCTGATGGAAAAGCAACAAAAATAATAATCCCATCAAATTTACAAAATATGGCTGGATTGGCAACAACGTTTGCAGAAACTATAAAAGATAGTAATATTGAAAAATAG
- a CDS encoding NfeD family protein translates to MENMGIAWVVVMVASLIIEGLTMGLVTMWFAFGALAAFITYSFGASLMVQIIVFLIVSIVLLIFTRPIAKKYLKIGKTKTNVESLIGEKAKVTSKINNLNYQGKAVIKGQEWTARSSYDNIEIEKDEIVCIKKIEGVKLIVEKLSN, encoded by the coding sequence ATGGAAAATATGGGAATAGCTTGGGTTGTAGTTATGGTAGCATCATTAATAATTGAAGGATTAACAATGGGACTTGTAACTATGTGGTTTGCTTTTGGAGCATTAGCTGCTTTTATAACATATAGTTTTGGAGCAAGTTTAATGGTTCAAATTATTGTATTCTTAATTGTGTCTATTGTGTTATTAATATTCACAAGACCTATAGCTAAGAAATATCTCAAAATTGGAAAGACTAAAACAAATGTAGAAAGTTTAATTGGAGAAAAAGCAAAAGTTACATCAAAAATTAACAATTTGAATTATCAAGGTAAAGCTGTGATAAAAGGGCAAGAATGGACAGCAAGGTCATCGTATGATAATATAGAAATTGAAAAAGATGAAATTGTATGTATAAAGAAAATTGAAGGAGTCAAGTTAATTGTTGAAAAACTCAGCAATTAA
- a CDS encoding M23 family metallopeptidase, with product MKKSSVIAFLVFIAIILACSVKLLSIKKIELTNLKNNEIKMVYSNDDTLNIIKHATRNCNKIDKEINTENYDYKLVIEHYVGKNEIAYLSFDYNNKKIYLIKNGNIYEIKKNATEDIFICEDFSYIYIEATAPKMILKENSKELELSKQYNWAYKKINNSLYEERVEINEDKNVLNINDLENYKIEFDIIPDNYIIKVFKNGKVIKTAKTIKEAFEDITKDGNYLVEVEAEWYKKLGRDNYGTQTIDFLANLDYPAELEILSTNNYPGDILSVFVKNVNEDDTVNLLCTAINFETKNYTYNGGIINIMPISVNAIPGQYEIRCIVNKGKKNEYCLSKVFTVNEKKFKTQYLQIDESISDKTRTEIANQEYLKIVKSSRECSFDEMLWQDKFIMPVEGVLTTDFAEIRYINDEKEPTVHSGIDLAAPTGTKVKASNTGIVKVSRYLTLTGNTVVIDHGMGLFTTYYHLDSLNLVENNIVNKGDIIGTLGTTGFSTGPHLHFSVSIYNECVNPYQPITGLFK from the coding sequence ATGAAGAAAAGTAGTGTTATAGCTTTCTTAGTTTTTATTGCTATCATTTTGGCTTGTAGCGTTAAGCTACTAAGTATAAAAAAAATCGAACTTACAAATTTAAAAAATAACGAAATTAAAATGGTATATTCTAATGATGATACGCTAAATATCATTAAGCATGCTACTAGAAATTGCAATAAAATTGATAAAGAAATAAATACAGAAAATTATGATTATAAACTTGTGATAGAGCATTATGTTGGAAAGAATGAAATAGCTTATTTATCATTTGATTATAACAATAAAAAAATATATTTAATAAAAAACGGTAATATTTATGAAATCAAGAAAAACGCAACAGAAGATATTTTTATATGTGAAGATTTTTCATATATTTATATAGAAGCAACAGCACCAAAAATGATTTTAAAAGAAAATAGTAAAGAATTGGAGTTATCAAAACAGTATAATTGGGCATATAAAAAGATAAATAATAGTCTTTATGAGGAAAGAGTAGAAATAAATGAGGATAAAAATGTATTAAATATTAATGATTTAGAGAATTATAAAATAGAATTTGATATTATTCCTGATAATTATATAATTAAAGTATTTAAAAATGGAAAAGTTATTAAAACAGCTAAAACTATAAAAGAAGCTTTTGAGGATATAACTAAAGATGGTAACTATTTAGTTGAAGTTGAAGCAGAGTGGTATAAAAAATTAGGAAGGGATAACTATGGGACTCAAACGATTGATTTTTTAGCGAATTTAGATTATCCAGCAGAATTAGAAATATTATCAACTAATAATTATCCGGGAGATATTCTTTCTGTATTTGTGAAAAATGTAAATGAGGATGATACAGTAAATTTATTATGTACAGCTATTAATTTTGAAACAAAAAACTACACATATAATGGTGGTATAATTAATATAATGCCAATAAGTGTAAATGCAATTCCTGGTCAATATGAAATTAGGTGCATTGTAAATAAAGGGAAAAAAAATGAATACTGTTTGTCTAAAGTCTTTACAGTAAATGAAAAAAAATTCAAAACACAATATTTACAAATAGACGAGAGTATAAGTGACAAAACCAGAACTGAAATTGCTAATCAGGAGTATTTAAAAATCGTTAAATCTTCAAGAGAGTGTTCTTTTGATGAAATGCTTTGGCAGGATAAATTTATTATGCCAGTAGAAGGTGTTTTAACAACTGATTTTGCAGAAATAAGGTATATAAACGACGAAAAAGAACCAACAGTACATTCTGGAATTGATTTAGCAGCACCTACTGGTACTAAAGTAAAAGCATCTAATACAGGTATAGTTAAAGTCTCGAGGTACTTAACGCTAACTGGCAATACAGTAGTTATAGACCATGGTATGGGTTTATTTACAACATATTATCATTTAGATTCATTAAACTTAGTAGAAAATAATATAGTAAACAAAGGAGATATAATTGGAACTTTAGGCACTACAGGTTTCTCAACTGGCCCACATTTACACTTTAGTGTTAGTATTTACAATGAGTGTGTTAATCCATATCAACCTATTACAGGATTATTTAAATAA